A single genomic interval of Blattabacterium sp. (Nauphoeta cinerea) harbors:
- a CDS encoding aspartate aminotransferase family protein codes for MKELKKCFFQYQTQVNPYPMNIIVDYADGNYIYGKDGKKYLDFVAGISVNVLGHGNQKIKEAIKKQVDKYLHTMVYGEFIQSPCVKLCKEISKNIPYPLHTTYLVNSGTEAVEGALKLAKCYTGKEEMISCKWSYHGSTHGSMSVMGHEDYKRSFRPLLPLVKFITFNHIEELISSITEKTACVILETIQCSSGIILPDFSFLKEVRKQCDKKKALMILDEVQTGFGRTGKLFAFEHYDVIPDILIIGKGMGGGMPISGFVSSKKIMKTFIDIAPLGHLTTFGGNPVSASASLATLRQLINSDILKQVSVKEKCIKKYLNHDEIKNIHGKGLLLSFELKNQNTVEKVLKYCLKKGLILFRFLFHSNFIRISPPLTITKREIQKGCSIIIESLNQL; via the coding sequence ATGAAAGAATTAAAAAAATGTTTTTTTCAGTATCAAACTCAAGTGAATCCATATCCCATGAATATTATAGTAGATTATGCTGATGGAAATTATATTTATGGGAAAGATGGAAAAAAATATCTAGATTTTGTAGCAGGTATTTCCGTAAATGTACTAGGACATGGAAATCAAAAAATTAAAGAAGCTATAAAAAAACAAGTCGATAAATATTTACATACTATGGTATATGGAGAATTTATACAAAGTCCTTGTGTCAAACTTTGTAAAGAAATATCAAAAAATATTCCATATCCACTTCACACCACTTATCTAGTTAATTCTGGAACAGAAGCTGTAGAAGGGGCCTTGAAACTAGCTAAATGTTATACAGGAAAAGAAGAGATGATATCCTGTAAGTGGTCTTATCATGGAAGTACACATGGCTCTATGAGTGTTATGGGACATGAAGATTATAAAAGATCTTTTAGGCCTTTGTTACCTTTAGTTAAGTTTATCACATTTAATCATATAGAAGAATTAATAAGTTCTATTACTGAAAAAACTGCTTGTGTCATTTTAGAAACTATTCAATGTTCTTCTGGAATTATATTACCGGATTTTTCTTTTTTAAAAGAGGTGAGAAAACAATGTGATAAAAAAAAAGCTTTAATGATACTTGATGAAGTCCAAACTGGATTTGGAAGAACAGGAAAACTTTTTGCATTTGAACATTATGATGTTATTCCTGATATCTTGATAATAGGAAAAGGAATGGGAGGAGGAATGCCTATTAGTGGTTTTGTCTCATCTAAAAAAATTATGAAAACTTTTATTGATATTGCTCCTTTAGGGCATTTAACGACTTTTGGAGGAAATCCTGTTTCTGCTTCTGCTTCTTTAGCAACTTTAAGACAACTTATCAATTCTGATATATTGAAACAAGTATCAGTAAAAGAAAAATGTATTAAGAAATATTTGAATCATGATGAAATCAAAAATATTCATGGAAAAGGACTTTTGTTGTCTTTTGAATTAAAAAATCAAAATACTGTGGAAAAGGTTTTAAAATATTGTTTGAAAAAAGGATTAATATTATTTCGTTTTTTATTTCATAGTAATTTTATACGTATATCTCCTCCTCTAACTATCACAAAACGTGAAATTCAAAAAGGATGTTCTATTATTATTGAAAGTTTGAATCAACTTTAA